Proteins encoded within one genomic window of Empedobacter falsenii:
- a CDS encoding peptide MFS transporter translates to MSQKLTLEQIQNFEGKYPKQLWHLFMVEMWERFCFYGMRGVLAIFMVDMLGLTDAESNLKYGAIQAFVYAFTFIGGIFADRILGFKKSLVFGGLVMVAGNLLIATDPHQFFYYGITLSIIGTGFFKPNISSMVGELYKADDPRRDAGFGLFYSGINIGAFLGGIVCVYLGKQVGWNYAFLAAGIVMIIGVVLFLFIRNELGPIGDSPLEKMDPKKRLIREVAVYVGALVCIPLIFIMIHNTAYTDMFMFTVGPLAIIYYLIQLYKIPSSKEKSKFIAAFIMITFSILFFAIFEQAGGSLALFANKNLHSTLFSVPLDPNIVNNSANSLYVIIFSPLLGLVWLWMAKKKIEPNTVVKFGLAFLMLAGAYYIFYSLKFFADENGLSSLEIFALAYFAVTIAELCLSPIGLSMVTKLSPKHLGGMMMGLWFLASAYGQYLAGILGAGMSDPSPTASLTDKLMAYTDGYQQLAIYSLVAGVIVIVLSPFIRKLMQDVK, encoded by the coding sequence ATGAGTCAAAAATTAACTTTAGAGCAAATTCAAAACTTTGAAGGGAAATACCCAAAACAGCTTTGGCATTTGTTTATGGTAGAAATGTGGGAGCGTTTCTGCTTCTATGGAATGAGAGGAGTTCTTGCCATTTTTATGGTAGATATGTTGGGATTAACGGATGCAGAATCAAATTTAAAATATGGAGCAATCCAAGCTTTTGTTTACGCATTTACTTTTATCGGAGGTATTTTTGCAGATAGAATCTTAGGGTTCAAAAAATCATTAGTCTTCGGAGGGTTGGTAATGGTTGCAGGAAACTTATTAATTGCAACAGATCCTCATCAATTTTTCTATTACGGAATTACATTAAGTATTATTGGAACAGGTTTTTTCAAACCAAATATTTCTTCGATGGTTGGAGAACTGTACAAAGCAGATGATCCAAGACGTGATGCCGGATTCGGTTTATTTTATTCAGGGATTAACATAGGTGCATTTTTAGGAGGTATAGTTTGTGTTTATTTAGGTAAACAAGTTGGTTGGAATTATGCTTTCTTAGCAGCTGGTATCGTAATGATAATTGGAGTTGTTTTATTCTTATTTATCCGTAACGAGTTAGGGCCAATCGGAGATTCTCCATTAGAAAAGATGGATCCTAAGAAAAGATTAATTAGAGAAGTCGCAGTATATGTAGGAGCATTGGTTTGTATTCCTTTAATTTTTATCATGATTCATAATACAGCATACACAGATATGTTTATGTTTACTGTAGGACCATTGGCTATTATTTATTATTTAATTCAATTATATAAAATACCAAGTTCTAAAGAAAAAAGTAAGTTTATTGCTGCTTTTATCATGATTACGTTCTCTATTTTATTCTTTGCAATTTTTGAGCAAGCTGGAGGTTCTTTGGCATTGTTTGCAAACAAAAACTTACATTCAACTTTATTTAGCGTTCCATTAGATCCAAACATTGTAAATAATAGTGCAAACTCATTGTATGTTATTATTTTCTCACCTTTATTGGGATTAGTTTGGTTATGGATGGCGAAAAAGAAAATTGAGCCAAACACAGTTGTAAAATTTGGTTTAGCTTTCTTGATGTTAGCAGGGGCTTATTATATCTTCTATTCATTAAAATTCTTTGCTGACGAAAATGGATTATCATCATTAGAAATATTTGCATTAGCATATTTTGCAGTTACAATTGCAGAGTTGTGTTTATCACCAATTGGATTATCTATGGTAACAAAATTATCTCCAAAACACTTAGGAGGAATGATGATGGGATTATGGTTCTTAGCATCTGCTTACGGGCAATATTTAGCAGGTATTTTAGGAGCTGGAATGTCAGATCCTAGTCCAACAGCATCTTTAACAGATAAATTAATGGCTTACACAGATGGTTATCAACAATTGGCAATTTACTCTTTAGTTGCAGGTGTTATTGTCATCGTATTGTCTCCATTTATTCGCAAATTAATGCAAGACGTAAAATAA
- a CDS encoding peptide MFS transporter, protein MSSKSENFFDSKVLGHPSGLFVLFFTEMWERFSFYGMRVLLIQFLTAAVIGLNPGWEWSIEKATALYGTYAMLLYITPIFGGIIADKYIGYRWAVVIGAIIMTLGHAFMAFDTPIFLYLGLACLVIGTGFFKPNMTSILSEMYKDFPEKKDGAYTIFYMGVNAGAFFGMMLCGFLAEKVGWHWGFGLAGIFMLLGTLQFWLAKPLFGHIGEVPSKTGNQITADDDTPKYEPGEKPNPFTVLDQILIVIMTLLGLGYAFNDPLNAIGGINLFPFSIGGLSGQNVVILVALFLFFFVVIRRLANYTKVVRDRMIAVIIFAFFVIFFWMSFEQGATSLVIFARDNTERNLIGGAAMAFNVFNTLLTVVPLLFISYVLILLAKQTFKKAALSNVVLAFTFLGIWAAAIWMLNYNWTSHSYDVSYQAIETAKLDDSGKQVMNEEGQPVFDKTPVTASYVANSTDKIVTETINLASQDALTKGSDISIHKEGDKFVLVSPESLVKLDTEYKNQNKPSEVVPAKVAEIKDSQVEITVSWFSTLNSFFIIALASLVSRVWDSKYNPSASVKYGLGLIIMAIGFGFLAFGSYGISEGVRVSIIWLVLAYLFHTLGELCLSPVGLSYVSKLVPARMIAFMFGMWYLAIAIGNKLAAILGGQIENITKEYSLSTFFLIFTIVPIVAGLIVIALNPVMKKLMHGVK, encoded by the coding sequence ATGAGTTCAAAATCGGAAAATTTCTTTGATTCAAAAGTACTAGGACATCCGTCGGGATTGTTCGTGCTTTTCTTTACAGAGATGTGGGAGCGTTTTTCATTCTACGGAATGCGCGTTTTATTAATTCAGTTTTTAACAGCTGCAGTTATTGGGTTAAATCCAGGTTGGGAATGGTCTATAGAAAAAGCAACCGCTTTATATGGAACATACGCAATGTTACTTTACATTACGCCCATCTTTGGAGGGATTATTGCCGATAAATACATAGGTTATCGTTGGGCAGTTGTAATTGGTGCGATTATTATGACTCTTGGTCATGCATTTATGGCTTTTGATACACCTATCTTTTTATATTTAGGATTGGCGTGTTTGGTTATCGGAACAGGATTCTTTAAACCAAATATGACATCTATCTTATCAGAAATGTACAAAGACTTTCCTGAGAAAAAGGATGGTGCTTATACAATTTTCTACATGGGAGTTAACGCTGGTGCATTCTTCGGAATGATGTTGTGTGGATTCTTAGCAGAAAAAGTTGGATGGCACTGGGGATTCGGTTTAGCTGGAATCTTCATGTTATTGGGTACATTACAGTTCTGGTTAGCAAAACCATTATTTGGGCATATCGGTGAAGTTCCTTCAAAAACAGGAAATCAAATTACTGCTGATGATGATACACCAAAATATGAGCCAGGAGAAAAACCAAATCCTTTTACAGTTTTAGATCAAATCTTAATCGTTATTATGACGCTTTTAGGATTAGGCTATGCGTTCAATGATCCGTTAAATGCAATTGGTGGAATTAACTTATTCCCATTCTCTATCGGAGGTTTATCAGGACAAAATGTCGTTATTTTAGTAGCATTATTCTTGTTCTTCTTTGTGGTAATTCGTCGTTTGGCAAATTATACAAAAGTGGTTCGTGATCGTATGATTGCGGTAATTATTTTTGCTTTCTTCGTTATCTTCTTCTGGATGTCTTTCGAACAAGGAGCTACATCATTAGTAATCTTTGCGCGTGATAATACAGAACGTAACTTAATTGGAGGTGCTGCAATGGCATTCAACGTTTTCAATACATTATTAACAGTTGTTCCATTATTGTTCATCTCGTATGTATTGATTTTATTAGCAAAACAAACATTTAAAAAAGCGGCTTTATCTAATGTTGTTTTAGCGTTTACTTTCTTAGGAATTTGGGCTGCTGCAATTTGGATGTTAAACTATAACTGGACTTCTCACTCTTACGATGTTTCTTACCAAGCAATTGAAACGGCTAAATTAGACGACTCTGGTAAACAAGTGATGAACGAAGAAGGTCAACCTGTTTTTGATAAAACACCAGTTACGGCTTCTTATGTTGCAAATTCTACAGATAAAATTGTTACTGAAACAATTAATTTAGCTTCTCAAGACGCTTTAACAAAAGGTTCAGATATTAGCATTCACAAAGAAGGAGATAAATTTGTATTAGTTTCTCCAGAAAGTTTAGTGAAATTAGATACTGAATATAAAAATCAAAACAAACCATCTGAAGTTGTTCCTGCGAAAGTAGCAGAGATTAAAGATTCTCAAGTAGAAATTACCGTTTCTTGGTTCTCTACATTAAACTCTTTCTTCATCATTGCATTAGCTTCATTAGTTTCTCGTGTTTGGGATTCTAAATACAACCCATCAGCTTCTGTAAAATATGGTTTAGGATTAATCATTATGGCAATCGGATTCGGATTCTTAGCTTTCGGTTCTTACGGAATTTCAGAAGGCGTTCGCGTTTCTATCATCTGGTTAGTATTAGCTTATTTGTTCCATACATTGGGCGAGCTCTGTTTATCTCCAGTTGGACTTTCGTACGTATCAAAATTAGTTCCAGCACGTATGATTGCATTTATGTTCGGAATGTGGTACCTTGCAATTGCAATTGGTAACAAATTGGCAGCCATTTTAGGAGGTCAAATCGAAAATATTACAAAAGAATATTCGTTATCAACTTTCTTCTTAATTTTTACAATTGTACCAATTGTAGCAGGTTTAATCGTTATCGCATTAAATCCAGTTATGAAGAAATTGATGCACGGAGTTAAATAA
- a CDS encoding S9 family peptidase has product MKKFILSLAILAMGAYSYAQQITIEGIYGGKYRENSLYGVNSLNDGENYTILTKDGLVKRSYESTLKKGQTSDVVVVPGKFEGYEFSSDERYVLLQTNSHQIYRHSFTAKFEVYDTQTKSKVLLFDGKGIQEPLFSPDASKVAFAFENNLYIQDLKSNKVIQVTTDGKKNNIINGINDWVYEEEFGFVRNFDWNADGTSLAYVRFDESKVKEINIPIYHNNLYPQELRYKYPKAGQDNSEVSLHVFDTKNNSTANVNLGGVQNYYIPKIKFSTKANLLTVVTSNRHQNNVDVSFYDINTKKVNKLFTETNKAWIETDNLTLEFLADNSFLWTSERDGNNHIYHYADSGKLINQVTKGDWEVTNYYGYNPGNKTLYYQSNSNNGKRISTERQISSVSLDGKKTTMLTKNNGTNSAAFSKNFTYFINTFSNTTTPKTISLVESKSGKDLGVIVDNTSLKDKLTTDNIGTKELFVLKTAAGNELNAYVIKPKNFDPNKKYPVLMYQYSGPGSQNVNNAYFNSNDYWHMMLAQEGYIVFCVDGRGTGYKGEAFKKQTYLQLGKYEVEDQIAAAKEIGNLPYVDKSRIGIWGWSYGGFMASNVLFKGNDVFKAAIAVAPVTNWRYYDSVYTERFMRTPEENAAGYDDNSPINYANELKGNFLLISGSADDNVHPQNTFELSEALVQANKDFDMAIYTDKDHGIYGGNTRIQLYRKMTNFIKKNL; this is encoded by the coding sequence GAGAAAATTATACTATTCTGACAAAAGACGGATTGGTAAAACGTTCGTATGAATCGACATTGAAAAAAGGTCAGACTTCTGATGTAGTTGTCGTTCCTGGAAAGTTTGAAGGTTATGAATTTAGTTCTGATGAGCGTTACGTTTTATTGCAAACTAATTCGCACCAAATTTATCGCCATTCGTTTACAGCAAAGTTTGAAGTGTATGATACACAAACAAAATCGAAAGTATTGTTATTTGATGGAAAAGGAATTCAAGAGCCTTTGTTTTCGCCAGATGCTTCTAAGGTAGCTTTTGCTTTTGAGAATAATTTATACATTCAAGACTTAAAATCGAACAAGGTAATTCAAGTTACAACGGATGGTAAAAAGAATAATATTATCAACGGGATCAACGATTGGGTTTATGAAGAAGAGTTTGGTTTCGTAAGAAATTTTGATTGGAATGCTGATGGAACGTCTTTGGCTTATGTTCGTTTTGACGAATCGAAAGTCAAAGAAATTAATATTCCGATTTACCACAATAATCTTTATCCACAAGAATTACGTTACAAATATCCAAAAGCAGGACAAGACAATTCGGAAGTTTCGTTACATGTTTTTGATACGAAGAATAACTCAACTGCAAATGTTAATTTAGGCGGAGTTCAGAATTATTACATTCCGAAAATTAAGTTCTCTACAAAAGCGAATTTATTAACGGTTGTAACGTCTAACCGTCATCAAAATAATGTAGATGTTTCGTTTTATGATATCAACACGAAAAAAGTAAATAAATTATTTACTGAAACAAATAAAGCGTGGATAGAAACGGATAATTTAACATTAGAATTTTTAGCAGATAATTCGTTCTTATGGACTTCTGAGCGCGATGGAAATAACCATATTTACCATTATGCAGATAGCGGAAAGCTAATTAACCAAGTGACGAAAGGAGATTGGGAGGTAACGAATTACTATGGGTATAATCCTGGTAATAAAACACTTTATTATCAATCAAACTCAAATAATGGAAAACGTATTTCGACAGAAAGACAAATTTCTTCGGTTAGTTTAGATGGTAAGAAAACAACAATGTTGACGAAAAATAATGGAACAAATTCGGCTGCTTTCAGTAAGAATTTTACGTATTTTATTAACACTTTTTCGAATACAACAACTCCAAAAACAATTAGTTTAGTAGAATCTAAATCTGGAAAAGATTTGGGTGTTATCGTTGACAATACTTCTTTAAAAGATAAATTGACTACAGATAATATTGGAACAAAAGAATTATTTGTGTTGAAAACTGCAGCAGGAAATGAATTGAATGCGTATGTAATCAAACCAAAAAACTTTGATCCAAACAAAAAATACCCAGTTTTGATGTATCAATATTCTGGACCAGGTTCTCAGAATGTAAACAATGCTTATTTCAACTCGAATGATTATTGGCACATGATGTTGGCGCAAGAAGGTTACATCGTTTTTTGTGTTGACGGTCGTGGAACGGGATACAAAGGAGAAGCTTTCAAGAAACAAACATATTTACAATTAGGAAAATATGAGGTAGAAGATCAAATTGCTGCGGCAAAAGAGATTGGTAACTTACCTTATGTGGACAAATCTCGTATCGGAATTTGGGGTTGGTCTTACGGAGGATTCATGGCTTCGAATGTATTATTCAAAGGGAATGATGTGTTCAAAGCGGCAATTGCTGTTGCTCCTGTAACAAACTGGCGTTATTATGATTCTGTTTATACAGAACGTTTTATGCGTACACCAGAAGAAAATGCAGCTGGTTATGATGACAATTCACCAATTAATTATGCAAACGAGTTGAAAGGTAATTTCTTATTAATTTCTGGTTCTGCTGATGATAATGTACATCCACAAAACACATTCGAATTATCGGAAGCGTTGGTACAAGCGAACAAAGATTTTGATATGGCAATTTATACCGATAAAGATCACGGGATTTATGGTGGAAACACGCGTATTCAGCTTTACCGTAAAATGACAAACTTTATCAAGAAGAATTTGTAA
- a CDS encoding thioredoxin family protein — translation MKSSLAIAALILSSFLFGQEIKWLSLDEATKEIKAHPEKPVLINFYTTWCGFCKRLDKETFTDNKVADYVNKNYIAVKFDAETKDMVKFMGIQYTYIAPAKANYMAYAFTNGQLSYPATVLMNGKGDINKVVLGYRSSTDFINDIKI, via the coding sequence ATGAAATCAAGCTTAGCAATCGCTGCCCTAATTTTATCATCATTTCTTTTCGGACAAGAAATTAAATGGTTATCATTAGACGAAGCAACAAAGGAAATAAAAGCACATCCAGAAAAACCTGTATTGATTAATTTTTATACAACTTGGTGTGGATTCTGTAAGCGTTTGGACAAAGAAACTTTTACAGATAATAAAGTCGCAGATTATGTAAACAAAAATTATATTGCGGTAAAATTTGATGCAGAAACAAAGGATATGGTAAAATTTATGGGAATTCAGTATACATATATTGCGCCTGCTAAAGCGAATTATATGGCATATGCCTTTACAAACGGACAATTGAGTTATCCTGCAACTGTTTTGATGAACGGAAAAGGAGATATCAACAAAGTCGTTTTGGGTTATCGTAGTTCAACAGATTTCATAAACGATATCAAAATTTAA